DNA from Vibrio marisflavi CECT 7928:
AGCTTGCTTAAACGAGTGCCTACGTTACCTCTCAGCTCTTTGATGATGAGGTCTGGCCTTGCTGCTTTTAGCTGACATTGTCTACGTAAACTACATGTACCAACAGTTGCGCCACTTGGTAGTTCATCAATATTGTTGTAGGTATTGGACACAAAGGCGTCACGCGGGTCTTCACGTTCACATATTGTGACTAAGCCAAGACCCGGAGGGAACTCTCCAGGAACATCTTTCATCGAGTGCACAGCAAGATCGGCTCTTCCTTCAAGCATGGCAACTTCAAGTTCTTTAACGAACAGACCTTTTCCGCCAACTTTAGCAAGTGGGGTGTCTAAGATGATATCGCCTTTCGTTACCATAGTGACAAGCTCGACTTCAAGCCCTGGGTGAGCATCAATCAGACACTGTTTGACGTAGTTGGCTTGCCATAGAGCAAGAGGACTTTTTCGTGTTGCGATACGAATTGGCTGAGATGTATTCATGGCTGCTAAATGTTGGATAAAGAATTTGGTTCAATCGTATCATTCAACAAGTGAAAAGTATCAGTATTTGCTTTAGATGGTGAGCAAATGGTGATAAAAAGCGAGCAGACGAAAATAAATAATGTGACTTATCTCTCGTTTGCAATATGGGCTATTATTAGAAAAAGGAGATACGTACCACACTATGTTCCAGCGAATACTGACAGGTGACTTCAAGGATGTGAGTTGTGATGTATCGTTCAATTCTTTACCAACAAAACAAAAAGTGTTAAATTGATCACGTTTTGGCGTGTATTTTGAACAAAATATAGTCAGGCAACTATTGATACTCAAACCAAGGATAGAACCTTGCAGGCTTATACAGATACGTTAATTCAAAGATTAGATCGGCTGAATCAGCAGCGTATTGATCGTGCGCTGGCGCTTATGAGCCTGCCTAGCCAACGAGTATTCAACCTCATCCCCGCATTATTTCATTACCACCTTCCCTCTATTCCTGGTCATTTTGACGATTATGTACCTTCTGGTGTATTTAGCTTCCAGCCTTCCGAAGAACAGTTAAATCTACTCGTTGAGCTTGGGTTAGAGGTGAGTATTGATACTGAACTGGCGTCGACTTCAAGCGACATTCTTGCCCTCTATACTATGGGCAGCACCTCTTCCATTGGTCAAAGTACATCTAGTGATTTAGATGTCTGGGTTTGCGTTTCTCCAGACATGGACAGTGAGAATAGAGATCGTCTGACGCTAAAGTGTGCACTTATTACCGATTGGGCAAAAACTCAGGGTGTAGAAGCGAACTTCTTCTTGATGGATGAGCAAAGATTTCGAAGTAATTGCTCTGAAGAAATGACAGGTGATAATTGTGGCTCTTCCCAGCATTTGCTGCTGCTTGATGAATTTTATCGTTCTGCTGTTCGTCTAGCTGGGCAAAGGCTGCTTTGGCAGATTGTTCCACCCGAGATGGAAGAAAACTACGACCAGTATGTCGCAGAGCTTTGTAGTGGACAATATATTGATTGTTCAGAGTGGTTGGACTTTGGACAGCTTAACCGTATTCCAGCGGAAGAGTATTTTGGTTCGAACTTATGGCAGCTATATAAGAGTATCGACTCTCCTTATAAGTCGGTTTTGAAGGCGATCCTTCTTGAGGCCTATTCTTGGGCTTATCCAAATACAGAATTATTAAGCATTGATAGCAAACGGCGCTTCTTTTCCCATGAACCCGATTTATATGGAATGGATGCGTATTATTTGATGCTTGAGAAAGTGACCCACTATCTCGAACATATTGGTGATCACACTCGTTTAGAGCTTGTTCGTAAATGTTTCTACTTGAAGACTCACGAGAAGCTATCGCGCCAGCCGGGGGTTGGTTCGGTTAAGTGGCGTCGTGAAGCTCTGGCTGACATGGTAGAGAAGTGGCAGTGGGATCAATCAATGCTAACCGAGCTTGATGACCGCCGTAACTGGAAGGTTGAGCAAGTTAAGGTTGTTCACCATGCGTTGCTTGACGCACTCATGCAAAGCTACCGAAACTTAATTCGCTTTGCGCGTAGAAATGACATTACTTCTACGATCAGCCCTCAAGATATTAGTATCTTGGCGAGAAAACTATATGCGGCATTTGAGGTGTTGCCAGGCAAGGTAACCTTGCTCAACCCACAAATATCACCAGATTTGCACGAAGCTGATCTGACGTTCATTGAAGTGAGCGAGGGAAGCGTAAACAAAGCGGGTTGGTACTTGTATAAGCAGCCTCTTATCCCTCATCGCATTATTGGCCAGCCTAAACTTGAGCACAATGAGTACTTGAGTAAGCTAGTCGCGTGGGCGTTTTTCAACGGATTAATTACTGAAGCTACACGCCTTCACTCAGTAGTGAAGCAAGCTGACATCGATATTGATAAGTTTTACCAAATGGTCAGCGACCTGCGTAACACCTTTTCATTGCATAAACGTCGCCCTAGCATGCAGGCGCTTGCTAGCCCTTGCGAAATTAGCCAGTTGGCGATGTTTATTAACTTTGAATCTGATCCAACAGCTAACGTCAGCGCTAAATCACTAAAAGTAGATTTGAAAAATACAGATATTTTCAGTTTTGGTGAAGATGACTTAAGTCTTGTCGGCAGTGTTGATTTGGTTTATCGCAACTCTTGGCATGAAGTGCGTACGCTGCACTTTGAAGGCGAAACGGCGATACTGGATGCGTTAAAAACGGTACTCAGTAAAATGCACCAAGATGCGCTGCCACCTGAATCTGTAGATGTTTTTTGTTACGGTAAAAATCTACGTGGCATGATGCGTAATATGATTTATCAGCTATTAGCCGAGTGTATTGAGCTAAGGTTGAAGCCTTTTGACCAAGAGAAGAACCGCAGCTTCAAAGCAATTCGTGTTGCTGGAAAAATGTATGGTTTGTTCTTTGAAAGGCGTGGTGTATCTGTACAGAAGCTTGAGAACTCTGTCGATTTCTACCGTTGTATTTCAACTAACAAACTCACCGGCTCCACGCTAATGGTGGTGGATAAAGAAAAAGATTATCAATTGCCGCAAGTGGTTGATGGGTTTGCGAGTCAGGGACTAATTCAATTCTTCTTCGAAGACACTGAGCATGGATTTAATATCTATGTGTTAGATGAGGCTAATAAGGTTGAAGTTTATCATCAGTTCAGTGGCGAGAAGGATGAGATGATTTCCAGCGTGAATAGTTTCTATACGTCGGTGAAGGATGAAAGCAAGCTATCTAACCAGCTGATCAACTTCAATTTGCCTCAGTACTATCAAATAGTGCATTCGAATGATGGTGACGACTATGTCGTGCCATATCGTAACGACAATGCGATACAACTTAAGCCATCCAGAACTGTGACGGCTTAAGTTCGGGCCTTTAGTTATTTATTGCCAATCAATCTCTTCTTGGCATTGATTTTCACATTCTCTTTTAACCATTGCGTGAAACTCTACGCCTGATTTAGAGCAAATCCACTCTTTGTCGATCAGTTTGAAGTGATAGCCACCCGTTTTTGAAGCGAGCCAGATCTCATGCATAGGCTCTTGACGGTTGATAATGATTTGACTTCTATCGTCAAATTCCAAGGTCATAACGTTGCCAGATATCTCACAATCAATATCCGCACCTGAGTTATCGATAGCTTCCTCAATCTGTTGAAGTTGAGCATCTACAATTTGATGAAATTCGGTGTCATTCATCTTCAATTATCCTGTTGCATTTCTTGTTTGTGGTGCGATTATAGAGGGCATAGACTCAATAATCACGATATCCACGATGAAAAAAACACTTATAGCACTGACAGTGATGTCTGCATTAGCCTTGGCAGGTTGCGGTCAAACCGGCCCTCTATATATGCCAAAAGACAATACAACCAATTCTGAGGCCCAATCAGCTACGCCAGACAGTGGCTCTCAGTCAACGGCTCCTAGTGTTCAAACGGGTACTCAATCCGAGCAGCATGCGTGATCAATAAAAGCGAATAATAAAGGTAAGAAAATTGGATTATTTCAACTATCGTGAAGATGGCCAGTTGTGTGCAGAAGACGTTGAGCTGTCTGCATTGGCTGAACAATATGGTACGCCATTATATGTATACTCGCGTGCAACTTTAGAAAGGCATTGGAATGCGTTTGATAAGTCAGTCGCTGGACACCCTCATTTAGTCTGTTACGCAGTGAAGGCAAACTCGAACCTAGGTGTGCTTAACGCTTTAGCTCGATTAGGTTCAGGTTTTGATATTGTTTCAGGTGGAGAGCTTGAGCGCGTCATTGCTGCTGGTGGCGATCCCGCGAAAGTAGTCTTTTCTGGTGTAGGAAAAACCAGTCAAGAAATGAAACGCGCCCTTGAGCTAAACATTAAGTGCTTCAACGTAGAGTCTGAACCTGAATTAGAAAGGCTAAACCAAGTGGCAGCTGAGCTTGGTGTGAAAGCTCCAATCTCACTGCGTATTAATCCAGACGTAGATGCCAATACTCACCCTTATATCTCAACAGGTTTGCGTGACAACAAGTTTGGTATCGCATTTGAGCGCGCTCCAGAAGTATATAAGTTCGCGCAAAGTTTAGATAACCTTGATGTACAAGGCATTGATTGCCATATCGGTTCTCAGCTGACAGATATTGAACCTTTTATCGATGCGACCGACAGATTACTTGCGCTGATTGATGATCTCAAAGCTCATGGAGTGAATATTAAGCACCTAGACGTTGGTGGTGGCCTTGGCGTAATTTATCGTGATGAAATGCCCCCACAGCCGTCTGAGTATGCAAAGGCACTGCTAGATAGACTCCACAGCCACAAAGATCTAGAACTGATATTTGAGCCTGGTCGTGCGATTGCGGCAAATGCCGGTGTTTTGCTGACTCGAGTTGAATTCTTAAAACATACCGAACACAAGAACTTTGCCATCATAGATGCAGCGATGAATGATCTGATGCGTCCTGCTCTTTATCAAGCTTGGCAAGATATTGTTCCTGTCTCTCCAAGAGAAGGCGACACGACCACTTACGATCTAGTCGGTCCAATATGTGAAACAGGGGACTTTTTAGGTAAGGATCGAGCACTTGCTTTAGAAGCGGGCGATTTACTTGCTGTACGTTCCGCTGGTGCCTATGGTTTTGTTATGTCTTCGAATTATAACACTCGTGCTCGCGTTGCTGAGGTGATGGTAGATAAAGACCAAACATACCTCGTTCGTCAACGTGAAGAGCTATCAAGCTTATGGGCACTTGAAAATGTACTTCCGGAGTAAATAACACAGTATGCATTTCCATTTTTCTAAGATGCATGGTTTGGGTAACGACTTTATGGTCGTGGATTGTGTTACCCAAAACATCTTTTTTTCTCCAGAGTTGATTCGTAGACTTGCGGATAGACACACTGGTGTAGGCTTTGACCAGTTACTTATTGTCGAAGCACCTTATGATCCGGAAACTGATTTTCACTATCGAATCTTTAACGCCGATGGCAGTGAAGTAGAGCAGTGTGGCAATGGTGCACGCTGTTTTGCTCGATTTGTCCGTATGAAAGGACTGACCAATAAATTTAGCGTTAGTGTCAGTACCAAGAAAGGTAAGATGATTCTCAATATTGAGGAAGATGACCAAGTTAAAGTGAACATGGGCGCGCCTGAATTTGAGCCAAATAAGATACCGTTCAAAGCGAAACAGGCTGAGAAGACCTATATTATACGGACTGAAGAGCATACGTTGTTCTGTGGTGCTGTGAGTATGGGTAACCCTCATGTAGTCACTGTTGTTGAGGATATTGAAAACACAGATGTGGAGCAGTTAGGCCCGTTGTTGGAGTCACATGAGCGTTTTCCAGAGCGAGTCAACGCAGGCTTCATGCAAATCGTATCTCGCAATGAAATTAAACTGCGTGTCTATGAGCGCGGAGCTGGTGAAACCCAAGCTTGTGGTAGTGGTGCGTGTGGCGCGGTGGCTGTAGGTATTGTACAAGGTTTACTCGACGACAATGTCACAGTGCATTTACCGGGTGGAAAATTGAAGATTCAATGGAATGGTGCTGATAAGCCGCTGTATATGACGGGGCCCGCGACGCATATCTATGATGGTCAGCTATCTTGTTAACTTTAAGGATGAATTTTGTCTCAAATTGATGCAGACGCACTGACAGCGCAAGTTGTCGCAGAGTACTTAAAAGATAACCCTGATTTTTTTCTTCATAGACAAGAGTTGGTCGAACACTTGTCTATTCCCAATCAAGAGAGAGGCTCAGTCTCTCTTGTGCATGTACAAATGAATCGTCAGCGCCAGCGTATCGAAGATCTTGAAGAAGAAATTACGGCTCTGATGTCTCTTGCTGCTGACAATGATAGAACCTTTCACGAATTTATGGATCTGCAAGAGCAGATACTAAAGTGCAACGATTTGTACAGCGCGATTCAGCGAATAGAGAATAAAGCGAAGTGCTTAAATCTCGAAGCGTATATCCGTCTTATTAACGTAGATGAGCCTTGCTATCAGATATCTCAGGCTCAGTATCAAAAGTTTGCGAATCAGAACCTAAATGGTAAAAGTGCTTTCTTAGGGCGCTTGCGAAATTGTGATCGCCATTGTTTGCTTGGTGAGTATGCAGCGACAGCTGAACTGGGCTCCTATGTAGTACTTCCTTTAGCGAGAAAGCAGGTTCTTGGGCTGCTTATCTTTGGCAGTGAAGATGGTGGCCATTTCCAACCGAATATGGATACGCTGTTTTTGCGCCACCTTGCCCTTGTTTTCTCACATTTGGTTGAGGCTTTGCCTTGGAACTCAGTCGGTGCAGATCATGACCAGCTCTCAAATAGTTCTTCCTAGTAGCTTACAAAAGTCGCTTGAACGCTTCTATGAATACCTGCGAAGTGAGAAGGGCCTTAGCTTACACACTCAACGTAATTACAAGCAACAGTTGGAAACAATGGCTGTTCACCTAAATGGAATGGGTATCAATGAGTGGCAAGATGTAGACGCTTCATGGGTTAGGCAGTTGGTCAGCAAGGGTAGAAGGGATGGAATGAAGGCGAGCAGTATATCGACTCGTCTTTCTTCGTTAAGAAGCTTTTTTGATTTCTTAATATTACGAGGAGAGTTGGAGGCCAATCCAGCAAAAGGCGTCTCTGCCCCTCGAAAACGTCGCCCGCTACCAAAGAACCTAGATGTGGATGAAGTTGGTCAGCTTCTTGAAGTGAACGAAGACGACCCTCTGGCTATACGAGATAGAGCCATGATGGAGCTAATGTATGGTGCTGGCTTGCGCTTGGCTGAGCTTATTAGCATTAACGTCAAGGATGTTGGCTTTCATAGTGGTGAAATTCGAGTGATAGGTAAAGGTGACAAAGAGAGAAAGGTTCCTTTTTCTGGCTTGGCGGCAGAGTGGGTTGGCAAATGGCTCAAAGAACGATCTGCGCTAGCCAACGCTGATGAAAAAGCCTTGTTTGTTTCCAAGCTCGGCGGACGTATTTCGCATCGTAGTGTACAAAAACGTATGGCTGAGTGGGGGCAAAAACAGGCAGTTGCAAGCCATATTAGCCCTCATAAACTTCGCCACTCGTTTGCAACGCATGTACTTGAGTCGAGTAACAACTTACGTGCTGTGCAAGAATTACTAGGCCACGAAAACATTTCTACTACTCAAATCTATACCCATTTGGACTTTCAGCACTTAGCACAAGCTTATGATGCCGCTCACCCTAGAGCGAGAAAGAAAGGTAAAAAGTAGCGAATGCGTGTATATCGTAGGCTCCAGACTATAAAAGCGATCACCTTTGATTTGGACGATACCTTGTATGATAATCGCCCGGTGATCGCTCGATTAGAGTCAGAACTGACTCAATGGATGACAGAGCATCATCCTATTTTCATCTCACGCCCACTATCTTGGTGGAAAGCTTTCAAGCAAGAGCTCGCAGCCAAAGAACCAACACTGACACACAACGTATCACTGTGGCGTTATGAGCAGCTTAGGCGTGGCTTAACGCAAGTAGGTTACTCCTTAGAGCAAGCACTGCAAGCTGCGAATGATGCGATGGAGGTGGTAAGTTACTGGCGCAGTCAATTTGATGTGCCAAAGAGCAGTCATGACGTATTGAAAGAGCTATCTGAAAAATATCCATTAGTGGCGATCACTAATGGCAATGTTAACGTTGATACTATCGGTCTGAGTGGCTACTTTCAAGCGGTGTTTAAATCGGGCTTTGATGGTTTAGCCAAGCCATTTCCTGATTTATTTGCGAAAGCTCAAAAGAAACTAAACCTTCAGTCGAAGCACATTTTACATGTAGGTGATGCGCTATATTCAGATGTAGAGGGAGCCAAACGAGCTGGCTTTCAAGCTTGCTGGATAAACCTAACTGGTACAAGCTTAATACACCAGCCTAAAGCTACGCTTTTGCCTGATCTAGAAATCGAAGATATAAGTGAATTGCGCTCACTGCTTTAATTGATGCCCACTTCTATCTGCCTGAAACACTCTAAGGTAGTGAGAGAAGAACTCGCGTAGATTTGATGCTTGCTGCCTCTCACCTTGTGCTTTAAGCAATTCACAGCCTACTTCTAACGTGCATAAGTTTCCCTGTTCTTGATTGCGCCGCAATGTATAGTCAGAGCTGGAGCCAATGCTCGATAGAGATACCATGGGGATATCGCTTAGCCAGCTGGACTTTCTGACCATTTTTCTTGCTTCTTGCCAAGTGCCATCCAGAATGATGTAAACGTGCTTTTTCTTTGACTGATTTTCCGTCACTTTCTGGATGCTTAAACTCTCTTCAGAGGGGAAAATGATAAATGGCTCTACGTTTTTCCGAGATATATGAGCCAGGAAACCTTCGGGAGCATCACGCCTATCCCAAGTAAAACTGCTGCAATTTGGAAGCGATTTTTGCAAAAGTTTGCCAGTGTTTGTCGCTCTGCCGCATTCATTTGGGTGCATCAATAAAACGATATCTAAATCGCAGCTTAGCTTAGGAATGAGAGCGCAAATGCACTGATGGGTAAAGCCACATTCAGTGCAAGGTAAGTCGCTATTTGACTGCGCCATCTATTTCACACTGCTAGTGCGATAGAGTACTAAACCGCCGTCTGCTATGGGGTAGAGTACGTTTCCGACTTTTTCTGATGTTGCTGTGAGCTGGTTTCCATCGAGAGTAAATATTCGCTGCGATATAAGGTGCTGCTGCTGGTGCTTAGTCATCAACACTTGAACTTGCGTATCGTTTAGTTGCTGCCAAAAGCCTTGCTCAACGATATCGGATTTTCCATCTCGATAGCTGTAAACCGTCTTTGCAGAGTGATCACTATTAAGGCTTAGCTTTACATCAAACTGAGAGGTTTTAGTCGACGATGCGGCATATTGGCCAACCCAATTAAGTGTGCTATCAGTATTGCCTAATATTCCGCAGCCCTTATAGGTTTTGTTGTTCAGCGTTAGAGAAGCAACCCAGCCAGACAAAAAGCCGCCCGCTTCGTTCGTGCATGCTTTTCTTGTTAACTCCAACTGACCTTGCTCGAGTTGGTAAACGCGCTTGGAAGAAGATACTGATGAAGCAAAAACTTTATAGGAGTGCTCTGGTTGACCATCTATTTTTATGTTGGCTGAGTTGGGAGCGAAGGATATAGACCAGTTTGGCTCGCTGCCAAAAGCGCGTGTTGGCGTGGGAGAGTTGCCACAAAGGCTATATTTGAAGCTAGTTAGGTAGTTAATGTTATCGACGACAAATTTCGCTGCATATCCAGCGCTATAGCCGATGCTATCTGGTGGGGCTAAGTGTCCGACTAACTCTGTGTACATAGGCTCGTAAGGTGTTTTTTCAAAGGATTGAGCGAGCTTGAGTTTTGCATCGGGAAGTTGTACCCAAAATTGCTGGCTGCCGCCGCATGGGGTCAGTGACCTCACTTCTTGGCCTAAAACGACTTGGCCTCTTATGGTATAAGGTTGAGGTTGGATACTTGCAGGGTTTGCTAACGTTGCATGCTCACCAGTTGATGCACTGTTGTGTTGTACTATTGAGCAACCTTGTAATAGGGTTAATGTAAGCAGGGGGGGGCATAATAGTGAAGCCTTCACGCTATATCTCTTATTATCAGACGACTTGGAGTCTATTATGGCATATTGGTTGTTTAAAACCGAACCGGATGACTACTCAATCGATACGTTACTATTAGAAAAAGTTTCATGTTGGGAGGGGGTTAGAAATTATCAGGCAAGGAATATGATGAGAGATAATGTTAAGCAAGGAGACTTGGTGTTTATCTATCATTCGTCGTGCAAGCATGTAGGAATTGCAGGTATTGCGAAGGTCGTAAGAGAAGCCTATCCTGATCACTTTGCTTTCGATCCTGAAAGTCACTATTACGATCCTAAATCAGATCCGGATAATCCAACTTGGGTGATGGTCGATGTGGAATTTGTTCGTAAGCTAGATAACCTCATTCCACTTAGCGTATTGAAGTCGATGCCCGAGCTAGCAGATATGCCCTTGGTCAAAAGAGGTAACCGCCTGTCCATTATACCAGTCAGCGAGCAAGAATGGCAGGCGATAATGTGTATTCACTACAATGGTTAGCTTTTATAGGCTCTCATTGCTATTGGTTATTTAAAAGGTGCTGCTTGAGGTATTGTGCGACAGCATCTTCTGAATTAGCCCCAATGACTTCATTGTTTGGTAGTGCTTTGAATACCTTTTCATGCGAAGTACCCATTACTAGACCTTTCCCTGCCATGGTTAGCATTTCGACGTCATTCATACCATCACCAAAGGCAATACAGTTTTCCAAAGAGTGGCTGAGTTTCTTGGCTACGACTTCTAGCGCTTCGCCTTTTGATACACCTGCGCCCATTACTTCTAGGCACCAAGGCGTAGAGAACGCAACGTTAACTTGGCCAGCAAAGCGTTCGTTGATAATGTTCTCAAACTGAACTAAGTAATCATGGCTTTCATGCGTAAAGAAAATCTTGGAAATACCGTTCGTAGGCGCGTTATTTACGTCAAAGATCTCAAAGCTGAAGCCTGAAGACTCGTTGAATTTCTTCAGCTCTTCATCTGCTTTACTCGTTAGCCATGCATCATTCTGATAGATGTGAATTTTTATCTCGGATTCGTTTTTGACGACATCAACAATACCTTGTACTAGGCTCTCAGGCACGTTGTGACTAAAAAGCAGGTTGTCATTGATATCGTGTACCCTAGCACCGTTCGACGTGATCATATAGGCAGGAATACCTGCAAGTTCTCTAATTCCAGCGACATCGACATGGTGGCGACCTGTCGCAAAGACAAACGTGTAGCCCGCTTGATGGAGCTGCTTTAAGGTCTGTTTAGTAAAGTCGCTTAATTGGTGGTTTGGTTGAAGTAAAGTGCCATCTAAATCTGATGCTACGATGCGAAAGGGAGCAGTATTGTCATTATTGGTCATGTAGTCCTCTAAAGAGTGCTGTCGTTATTTTAAACTGGCTTGGGTACGATTCCAGTGTACGCCATTTATTGCTAGAAAAAGAGGGTAAAAGTTCTACAGATTTTTTCCCATTTTAATGTTTAGTAAAAAAGGTCAGCAGTGAATTTAATACCTGATTTCGACAACTGTCTTTCTCAAACATTAATTCATGTTTTGCGCCTTCAACTGCGATAAACTCAGCTTTGCTGTTCTCTTTCTGTAGTCGCTGAAAAAAGGCTAACTGACTTTTATTCGACACAATCCGGTCTTCTTTTCCCTGAATAATCTGCACTGGTATTTGAATATGTCTTGCCATTTGCAAACACTGTTTGGCAGCCATTAGACCTTGCCATACCCAACGAATGCTGGGACCGCCTACTTTTAGCTCAGGTTTGGATTCGTAGAGATCTCTAAACCAGCGATAACGTAGCTCACTTTGTGACAATAAATTGCCTTTAAATGGCTTGGCCTGATATCGACTATAGCCGGGTGCATAATTCGTTTTTGGATAAAATGCCGTGATGATTTGTGTCAATGGAATCGCGATTGGTTTCAACCATACAGGCATGGGGACGCCATACATAGGGGCAACCAAACATGCGGCGTCAAATATGTGATTGGTGTATGTTTGCATGTATCGAGTG
Protein-coding regions in this window:
- the hemC gene encoding hydroxymethylbilane synthase, whose translation is MNTSQPIRIATRKSPLALWQANYVKQCLIDAHPGLEVELVTMVTKGDIILDTPLAKVGGKGLFVKELEVAMLEGRADLAVHSMKDVPGEFPPGLGLVTICEREDPRDAFVSNTYNNIDELPSGATVGTCSLRRQCQLKAARPDLIIKELRGNVGTRLSKLDAGNYDAIILAAAGLKRLELESRIQSYIEPTQSLPAAGQGAVGIECRLDDDRTRQLLAPLGHQDTSDRVTCERAVNLFLEGGCQVPIGSYALLEGDSLWLRALVGEPDGSLIVRGEIRGPRKQAEQLGQTLAQQLLDDGAKEILSKLYCEND
- a CDS encoding class I adenylate cyclase; translated protein: MQAYTDTLIQRLDRLNQQRIDRALALMSLPSQRVFNLIPALFHYHLPSIPGHFDDYVPSGVFSFQPSEEQLNLLVELGLEVSIDTELASTSSDILALYTMGSTSSIGQSTSSDLDVWVCVSPDMDSENRDRLTLKCALITDWAKTQGVEANFFLMDEQRFRSNCSEEMTGDNCGSSQHLLLLDEFYRSAVRLAGQRLLWQIVPPEMEENYDQYVAELCSGQYIDCSEWLDFGQLNRIPAEEYFGSNLWQLYKSIDSPYKSVLKAILLEAYSWAYPNTELLSIDSKRRFFSHEPDLYGMDAYYLMLEKVTHYLEHIGDHTRLELVRKCFYLKTHEKLSRQPGVGSVKWRREALADMVEKWQWDQSMLTELDDRRNWKVEQVKVVHHALLDALMQSYRNLIRFARRNDITSTISPQDISILARKLYAAFEVLPGKVTLLNPQISPDLHEADLTFIEVSEGSVNKAGWYLYKQPLIPHRIIGQPKLEHNEYLSKLVAWAFFNGLITEATRLHSVVKQADIDIDKFYQMVSDLRNTFSLHKRRPSMQALASPCEISQLAMFINFESDPTANVSAKSLKVDLKNTDIFSFGEDDLSLVGSVDLVYRNSWHEVRTLHFEGETAILDALKTVLSKMHQDALPPESVDVFCYGKNLRGMMRNMIYQLLAECIELRLKPFDQEKNRSFKAIRVAGKMYGLFFERRGVSVQKLENSVDFYRCISTNKLTGSTLMVVDKEKDYQLPQVVDGFASQGLIQFFFEDTEHGFNIYVLDEANKVEVYHQFSGEKDEMISSVNSFYTSVKDESKLSNQLINFNLPQYYQIVHSNDGDDYVVPYRNDNAIQLKPSRTVTA
- the cyaY gene encoding iron donor protein CyaY; translation: MNDTEFHQIVDAQLQQIEEAIDNSGADIDCEISGNVMTLEFDDRSQIIINRQEPMHEIWLASKTGGYHFKLIDKEWICSKSGVEFHAMVKRECENQCQEEIDWQ
- the lysA gene encoding diaminopimelate decarboxylase, whose protein sequence is MDYFNYREDGQLCAEDVELSALAEQYGTPLYVYSRATLERHWNAFDKSVAGHPHLVCYAVKANSNLGVLNALARLGSGFDIVSGGELERVIAAGGDPAKVVFSGVGKTSQEMKRALELNIKCFNVESEPELERLNQVAAELGVKAPISLRINPDVDANTHPYISTGLRDNKFGIAFERAPEVYKFAQSLDNLDVQGIDCHIGSQLTDIEPFIDATDRLLALIDDLKAHGVNIKHLDVGGGLGVIYRDEMPPQPSEYAKALLDRLHSHKDLELIFEPGRAIAANAGVLLTRVEFLKHTEHKNFAIIDAAMNDLMRPALYQAWQDIVPVSPREGDTTTYDLVGPICETGDFLGKDRALALEAGDLLAVRSAGAYGFVMSSNYNTRARVAEVMVDKDQTYLVRQREELSSLWALENVLPE
- the dapF gene encoding diaminopimelate epimerase, which gives rise to MHFHFSKMHGLGNDFMVVDCVTQNIFFSPELIRRLADRHTGVGFDQLLIVEAPYDPETDFHYRIFNADGSEVEQCGNGARCFARFVRMKGLTNKFSVSVSTKKGKMILNIEEDDQVKVNMGAPEFEPNKIPFKAKQAEKTYIIRTEEHTLFCGAVSMGNPHVVTVVEDIENTDVEQLGPLLESHERFPERVNAGFMQIVSRNEIKLRVYERGAGETQACGSGACGAVAVGIVQGLLDDNVTVHLPGGKLKIQWNGADKPLYMTGPATHIYDGQLSC
- a CDS encoding DUF484 family protein, encoding MSQIDADALTAQVVAEYLKDNPDFFLHRQELVEHLSIPNQERGSVSLVHVQMNRQRQRIEDLEEEITALMSLAADNDRTFHEFMDLQEQILKCNDLYSAIQRIENKAKCLNLEAYIRLINVDEPCYQISQAQYQKFANQNLNGKSAFLGRLRNCDRHCLLGEYAATAELGSYVVLPLARKQVLGLLIFGSEDGGHFQPNMDTLFLRHLALVFSHLVEALPWNSVGADHDQLSNSSS
- the xerC gene encoding tyrosine recombinase XerC, giving the protein MTSSQIVLPSSLQKSLERFYEYLRSEKGLSLHTQRNYKQQLETMAVHLNGMGINEWQDVDASWVRQLVSKGRRDGMKASSISTRLSSLRSFFDFLILRGELEANPAKGVSAPRKRRPLPKNLDVDEVGQLLEVNEDDPLAIRDRAMMELMYGAGLRLAELISINVKDVGFHSGEIRVIGKGDKERKVPFSGLAAEWVGKWLKERSALANADEKALFVSKLGGRISHRSVQKRMAEWGQKQAVASHISPHKLRHSFATHVLESSNNLRAVQELLGHENISTTQIYTHLDFQHLAQAYDAAHPRARKKGKK
- the yigB gene encoding 5-amino-6-(5-phospho-D-ribitylamino)uracil phosphatase YigB, translated to MRVYRRLQTIKAITFDLDDTLYDNRPVIARLESELTQWMTEHHPIFISRPLSWWKAFKQELAAKEPTLTHNVSLWRYEQLRRGLTQVGYSLEQALQAANDAMEVVSYWRSQFDVPKSSHDVLKELSEKYPLVAITNGNVNVDTIGLSGYFQAVFKSGFDGLAKPFPDLFAKAQKKLNLQSKHILHVGDALYSDVEGAKRAGFQACWINLTGTSLIHQPKATLLPDLEIEDISELRSLL
- a CDS encoding tRNA-uridine aminocarboxypropyltransferase, producing MAQSNSDLPCTECGFTHQCICALIPKLSCDLDIVLLMHPNECGRATNTGKLLQKSLPNCSSFTWDRRDAPEGFLAHISRKNVEPFIIFPSEESLSIQKVTENQSKKKHVYIILDGTWQEARKMVRKSSWLSDIPMVSLSSIGSSSDYTLRRNQEQGNLCTLEVGCELLKAQGERQQASNLREFFSHYLRVFQADRSGHQLKQ
- a CDS encoding EVE domain-containing protein, yielding MAYWLFKTEPDDYSIDTLLLEKVSCWEGVRNYQARNMMRDNVKQGDLVFIYHSSCKHVGIAGIAKVVREAYPDHFAFDPESHYYDPKSDPDNPTWVMVDVEFVRKLDNLIPLSVLKSMPELADMPLVKRGNRLSIIPVSEQEWQAIMCIHYNG